The Anthonomus grandis grandis chromosome 16, icAntGran1.3, whole genome shotgun sequence genome includes the window AACTGCATGAAAAGTTTCCAAAAGCCAATACATTACTTGCAATTAAATTTGAGTTTTATGACCggatttttgcaataaatgggctaaattatgtttaattaaacTGAAAATAACATACCTTAAAATGTTGGTCTCGATAAGAGCTCAAGTCCACAGATGGGGAAGTTATGCTAACCATTTTTTCAGGTGATAATCTAAAGTGAAGTCGGTATCTAATAAGAGCTTTTAGGCCTTAATTCaaataattagtaaaaattgaaaaaacttttaccaCAAGACACAAGAGAAATTAACAATCCAAACAaacgtaataaaataaattgtcaaaattgaCATTAATTTCTGTCAAACGGTTGTCATATTTGACAGATACCTAACCTAACTTTTAATTGACAGAAATCAGCTGACAAAGATTTTTCCTATAAACcctcattatttaatttactagttccaataaaacaaatactttACAGGGTTTGGTGTATTCCCTTTTACAATTAGATCATTATATATAAAAGCATAGATATGGTGAGGGGGATGGTAAGCCTatagcaattaaaataaattgtatttagtAACATACATATTTTCTTTAGTTCACATTCTTTGTTGGCGTTTATGCAGGAATTTACATAAGCCAGAATTATAATGTAAGTAATCAACACCCATTTAATATGTCCAACTTACTTACAAAATACTTCTTTTTTAGGTACCCAGAGTCGATGATCCACAGGCCCTTTtagacaaaataaaagactttgccGACAAGCATAGGAAATCCTAATAAACCTTTTTATTgtttagttattaaataaaccaTAAGTGTATTTACAGTGTTTTAAACTTAATGCAACAAAACTCCTCCTCCCAAATACTCATTCCTCAAAGGTGGCTCCACAAAAGCCAACCAATCGCTGGCATGGGTCGGCAACAAGCCCATACTGTGACACTTATAAAGTGCCAAAGCCATATTAACCAAATTTCCAAACACATAAACAATCATTTGCAATATAGCATTCGACGTTTCCATCATCTTAAACGTACTCTTTGTTGCCCATATTGCTTGTACGGGTCTCATCAGTAACATACCGACCATCATGATGGGGAATA containing:
- the LOC126746007 gene encoding ER membrane protein complex subunit 4-like, whose protein sequence is MSSKPINRRQKWSLENIKTRPPAEPLPSPPAYSSAAISVNTEVSKKTDVSRLITKKSWDLALAPIKQVPMNLFISYMAGNSISIFPIMMVGMLLMRPVQAIWATKSTFKMMETSNAILQMIVYVFGNLVNMALALYKCHSMGLLPTHASDWLAFVEPPLRNEYLGGGVLLH